The DNA window CTTCTCCATCACTTTCCCGGCATCTGCCAGCGCGAAAAGTTCCGAAATCCGATCCGCACCTCCGCGGCGAGGGACATCCTGCAACGCTTCTCGCTCCACAATCCCTCCAAAGTTGAGAGGGGCTTCCGCGACTGGAATGACTGCCGGGCGGCCATCCAAGTCTCCCCGCGACTTTATGTGCTCGAAGTCGACCACGATATTGCGGGGGCCTCCGGCGGTTTCGGAATTGAGTTGGATATTCAGGATATAGGCTTCCAGTTCCTCCGAACCACAAACTTGGACCGCAAACTCGCGGAGGGAGTTCTTGTGCTCCCTGTCGTCTGCACGAAAGAACATTTGCATCGTTCCGTCCTCATTGTAGCGGGTAGCGCCCCGCTCACTCACGCTATAAAGGGGATGTGAAAGCAAGGACAGGCCGAAGGTCCTCAGCGTGTATTCCATATCCAGCATCCTTGTGATGTTCTCATCCGTTCCGTGAACGAGATCGCAGCGGCTCCGGAAGCTTGCTTCCCTCACCATGATCACCGCCGGAGCCATGCGGTTCTCACGGAAGATTTCAACTGGAATCTCAATCAGCGCATAGACTTTCGCCGGCCGCCAGCCCGAGTGGGGATTACCATAGCTACCCACTCGGTTCGCGATCCGGTCAACCACTCGTGATGCCACATACTCCACAAAGCCGCGGGTGAGATCTTGCAGGCCATCGTGCGTGGGACGATCTTGCAGCCAGAAGGAAGGGGACGCCCCAGAACCCTTCAACTCGAATGTCATATCATCGAAATCCGGAGGACAGAAGTAAGTACACCTCCCCATCAACGGGTGGCGCATCCCGGTAAGTTCAGGATACTCGCCAGGGCTACGCTTCAAGATTTGGAAAGCCGGGTTCTCGATCAGCTGGCGGCTTGTAAGCATCGCCAAATTCGCCCCGAGCCAATGGCGGATCTCCGGCGGCGACATCTTGCCGAAGGCGTTAGGAAAGTCACATTGCAGCGCTTCAACATTGGCACTCAACACCCGTGCATTGCCCAAATTCTGAAGCTGGACCGGATAAATCGTCGTCGCTTCATCCCCGGAAAGATTTCGCTGCACCCAGTTCGACATGTTAGAGCAATGCTAGGATATTCCGTCAGGCAAAGGCTTGCAGGATTGGTTTCCCGGCCAGGCAATTGATTTCTCGCTGAGATTGTGCTTCGCCAAGGAGGGCTTACTTGTCCTTAGTCTCCTCTCTTTCCTTGGACAATTTCTCCTTCAACTCGCTACTGTTGATGTTGGCCAGCAGTTTGTCGGACAATCCCGCCGAGGTTCGCTTGTCGGAAAGCATTTTTGAGGCGAGGCCATCGTAGAGCGAATCGCTGGTATGCGCCAAGAGCCAGTCTTCGAGTTGCTTTGGATCCTTCATCAGCCCATCGTAAAGCCCCCCCAAGCCGGGTGCATTGGGCCTGCCGCGGTCCGCTTCGGGGACCATCTTCTGCCACCATGCCAAGGCTTCAGTTGGCTGATTCCGAGCAAGACTGCCAGCGGCCTCACCAAGGATATCGGCCGGGATCTTGTACGATTCCTTTGAACCCATTAGGAAATCGCAGAGGATCTTCGGGTCGCCAGCGCGATTCGACATGAACCCAACCTTCCGGGCGATCACATCGAAATAGGACGCCGGGTTCACTTTGCTTTCTTGACCGCTCTGCTCAAGCTTGTCCAAAGAGGCGTTCAGAAGATCGACGGCCCCGGTCAACCCCAGACTTTCCGTGGCAGACTGCAAGGCAATCTCCAGGAATTCGTCGTTTCTAGCAGGCGAATTCAACGCGTATTCAAATCCTGTCCGAGGATCGTTGCGCGCCATGCCCTTCAACGTCGCCGTTTCGAGGGGCTTTCGCTTGCTCTCATCAAGTGAATCGAGAAACTGAAGGGCGCGGTCGGGATCTTCGAGGGACCAACCTTCAACCACCATGGAAGCTAGAATCGGATTCCCCATCCAATTCTCCACCGCTTCCCGTCCCACCTTCGCCCCGATGCTTTGCATCAACACGGCATATTCCCTAGGGCGTGCGGTGCCTCGCTCGGCACTCTCGTCCTTGAATGCCTGCTCGATATCCTTCCAATTGCTACTGGAGATGTTCTGACACAAGAGCCCAAGCAAGTACCATTTGTTGGCAGCGTTCGGTTCCAGCAAAACCTCCCGAGTCAACTGTTTGACCTCTGCTCCCTGAAGTTGCTTTATCCTGTGAATTCGCTCTTCCAAGTTCTCCATGTCGCCCTTTCTCTCCTTCGAGGTTGGGCGGACTGAGCCCTTGGTGGGGCCCTTCGACTCCGCTTGATCTGCTGACCGCACAGGAGGATCCATAGTCCATCTGCCCAGAGAGAATCCGGAAGCGAGCAAGACCAGAACGAAGAGCGGCCTTGTGAGCGACTTGCTAAGTTTCATGGAGTAGAACGGGAGAAGTTTCCATATCAAGCCCCTCCAAAACTTCCGCATTCCAGGCCTGACTGCAGTCCTCGTGGTACTTCAGGTTCACCCCGCCGTTGATGTCAGATTCGAGGGGAGCCTGCCCGATGGCGTTGGGAAATACGGCGTAGCAAGCATGCTCGCGCTGAAAATCGAGCATGCGGACGTCCGTTGGCTGAGGATGCTTCCGGTAATTTACGTTGCGTGGAGAAAGGAGTCGCAACAAATCCGGGATACACTCGCAGCGCACTCCGAAAGCGTGGGTATCCAAGGCCGCGGCTACCTTTACCAAAGAATTTGAGACAGGAACCGGGGCCTCGGTGTGTAGGCATCCGAAATAAAGGATTTTCCAATCCTCGGGCAGATTGTCCAATTCCAAGGTGCCTAGCCGATCGGAATTGATGACCAGATCGTCCTCGAAGACCAAGACATTTGATCTCAGCTGCCATGCGTGGCGGAGCAAAGTCCTGAGGGTGATCGCATGGCTCGCATGCCGCGCGGTTGGATAACCAACGTGCGTCCTCAGATCCTCAAACCGAATTGAAGCCCATCTCGCGACGTCAAGGCCATTGATGTCGAACTCCTCGTAAGTGGAAAACCGCCGCTCAGGGCGATCACCGCGATTCATGAAGGCTCGGAAAGGAAAGAGTGAATTGATTGAAGGCATGCTCCTCTGAGTTTAGGGATCTAACATATCCACAATCAGTCCCGTGGGATCACAGTAGAACGTGGAAGCGAAGAGACCGAAGGTGAATCTAACTTTCTCCGCCAGGCTTCCGCCCAGGCAATGGACGAGGGCAGCCTTCGAATACTCGACATATCGCGTGTGCAAATACATGGGGAAAAGAAGTTCGCCCCGCTCGAAAGGCCATTTGCTGTATTGCTTGTTCTTCAAGAGGAAGTTCCAACTTCCCTGATCACTGCAGCAGCGCGGCTGCGGAGGCTCGGAACGGTCGATTTGCTCCCAATCTTCCATGACCTGATAGTATCGATCGGAGCGCACGGCAATGGTGCCGCTGTTCACTCCCCACCCTGAAAGTGAGGGGAGATCATCCTCTTTGAAAAAGCAGGAGAACTGTGCGCTCGTTGCGTGAAGTCCCCTTTCCGGGGCATATAGAATGTCATGTTTTGAATCGAAAAGGTGGTCGATATTGCGAAGGGCCAAACTATCGGCATCCAAAAACACAACTTTCTCGTAATTCTCGACCCTTACGGGGAAGTGATGGCGAACCAGAAATTTTTGGCGCCAAGCCTCGTGTGCCAGCTCGACGCCGTCCTGCCGATCGGCATCGATAAAGACCTCATAGACCCCCGCTTTCGGGATCATAAAGATCGGCTGGGGGGAATTGCGGAAGATGACAATATCGCCATCAAAATCCGTCCGCAAAAGTGATGATGTTAGGAGCTTGGCGAGAATCCGACAGCCCGAAACACCTTTAAGGTCAAATGCGATGGTATATGCGAGAAAGCGCTTTTTTGGCTTCATAAGCTCAGAATCAAACACCATAACCCGATACAATGCTCAAAGTGGTCTGTCTTGCATGATTGTGAGAAGGAAATGGCCCACCCCTCCGGGCCAGGGCACCTCTAAGCCTCTAAGCCACCGTCCTGCACTCCGAGAGATGCCAGAGAGAGGAATGAAGGAATAGGTGTGTCAGGGGCGCAGGCAGGGGAACTGCAAACGATCGTCGGTCGACTCCTCCTTCGTCCCAACGGAGACTCTGCTTGGCGACCATCCCAAGTCACGAAGAGAGCCTCTAAGGTGCCTGACATCTTTGCTCCTAGCGCATAGCGGCATTTGGCACGCAGCTTCGTGCTTCTGGCTGGTCGTGCCGAAATCCCTTACTTCATCGTGCCTGAGGTGACCGCATACGCGGAGATCGTGAAACCGTGAAATGCCAGCACCGTGGCGGCTGTAACCCCGGAGGTCTTTTTCACAAAGCTCCGCCGGGTGATGGGAGGCCGGGACAATGGCTGGTCTTGCGAAGGAAGTTCTTCTTTGTTCATATCACACCTCGTCTAAGATGGGGCCCAAGTCGGCGTCAACACAAAAGCCCCTGCTATCGTGGAAAAGTTGGCATTGCAATCTGGCGGCAAAGCCAACTTGGGATATGCTTCGGAAGAAGCTTCGGCTGCCCTCAAGCGCCCTTTATTCGAAAGGTTTCAAGGATCTCAAGTGTCCCGCGCTCTCTTCAGGGGATAGTGTTTGGGTTCGGAGCGGAACTCGGAGGCCTGTCTCCCGAAGTCGCGTTGATTCCACCCGTGATGAGCAATTAGGACATTGACAGCGGCAGTCTTTGCTCATAAGCGTGAATCGCAATGAAAGAGAAAAGCGAAGTCCATTTGGAGTCATCAAGTCTGGCTGGGGAAATGGGCAGATCAACTGATCTGGCCTCCTCCACCTCGGGCACGGTCACCAAAGATTCCCCGGCAGCGAAACTTGCCGCGGCCATCGGAGTGCCCCTCGAAAATGCTCCGAAGGCATACTATCCAGGCACGGAGGACTAGTGATCCAAGAGATCTGGCCCAATGGCGTTTGTGTGACTAGCCCGATCGTGTGGGTGCGCTCATTCGCCCCTCCGTGAATCGGGCGGTTAAACGTAATTACCCTTCAGGATTTGCTTTATGATGGGTGTCATTGGGTATCGTGGATCTTTGGGTAGCTCTTCCCCATTTTCAAGCGGATCAGTTTTGCCGCACTGAGATCAATCGGAATGGCGGGTCTTTCCGACTAATGGTAGCGAGTAGTTTGAGCGTGGCCTCTTATGTATTTTAATCGGATCTTCTTGCTCGTTACGGACGCCTGCGATTCCAGATGTACGCTGTGCGACTATTGGCTGACCAAGAATCCGAAGTTCATTGATTCAGACTTCGTGGAAGAGAAGGTTGCCTCCTTCATCAAGGAGAACGGAGTCTCGGTGGTCTGCATTTCAGGAGGAGAGCCAAGCTTGCACCCCGACCTAGGGAAGATTGTGAGATCCGTCCGCAGGGCTGGAGCCACAGCAACCTTGACTACGAGCACCACACGCTTGGAGACTCGCTTCGAGGAGATTAGGGACCTCGTAACCCACTACATGATTTCGTTGGATGGGGCGGATCGGGAAACCTATCGTGGAAGCCGGGGGATCGACTTGTTTGATCATGCTGTGGGTTGGATCCGGCGACTAAGGGTTGAAACCTCGGCTGATTTGGCAATCTCTTGTGTTTTGCAGGCCTGCAATATCGCGAGCATTCGCCTCATCTACGAATTGGCGATCGAGCTACAAGTGAACCGGATTTTCTTCCGCGTTCCCGATTTCAAGCCTCATTCCTTTGGCCGCTCCGGACTTACCCGAAGCAAGACCCTAAAGCAGGTTGAAGTGACGCCCTCGGAAGCGAGCGCCTTGGCGGCAGATTTGGAATGGATCATCAAGGCTGACGAGAAACACAAGCTGCTTGGCCAGTCCTCTGGGAATCTGAGGCGCAAGGCGCAATTCTTCCAATGCGTTTCGGAGAATGCCGACTATGAGGAGGAGGACCAGCTGTGTGATGTTCCGCTTACCAGCCTTGTCATTCATGCGGACGGCACATGTCGGCCTTGTTTCTACCTTCCCCAAGTCCAGCCCTTTAACCGCGCTCCGTTGGAGGGCAGCGCCTTTCTGGACGTGCACAGCCGTATGCTCAATGATAAGGATTTCCGCAAGCAGTGGTGCAATGCGTGCCAACAGTTTGACGGCCACAAGCATCTGATTGAGCGTTTATGAATTCCGTTCTGGTTGCGGCCTTGCCGTGGAATCTCGCCGATATGATGTCGGTTCAGGTGGCAGCCCTGAAGTCGTTTCTCACGTCAAAAGGAATCGATGCCTTGGGACGCCACTACTATTTGGGAACCGACAGATTCTTTTCAGATGAAGAGATCGATCTGATTCATTCTCGCTTCTTGGGTGATCATCTCTATGGAATGCTGCTTTTCCCTGAGTGCTCCGAAGCCATTGGGGCAAGGATTTACGAGAAATCCGGAGGGAAAATGGATCCCCGGAGCTGTTTGGAGCGAATCCGGGCCTTCACGGAATCGGTGGCGGACGACATCGTCGCCCTCGGGCCTGCGCTGGTTGGGTTCACGACCACGCATATGCAGTATTTGGGGTCAATTGCGACGGCTAAAGCCGTCCGGGAGCGCATGCCGGATACCAAGTTCGTATTAGGGGGCCTCGCTCTGCACGGGGAGCCGGCACGCAACACGTTGGCCCTTTTTCCGTGGATCGATTTCATCGTTGTCGGCGAAGGCGAATCAGCTCTGTGGAGACTCAGCCAGCACATCCGTGGGGATAGACCGATTGAGGAAGTTCCCCAAGTGATTTACCAAGTCAACGGCATCATTCAAGAGAACCCCTCGATAGAGTCGATTGGCGACATCGATGACCTGCCTTTTCCTGATTACTCCGACTATTTTGTTCAGCTCAAGGCCCGCAGCAGGAGTATTACTCCCCGGGCCACAGTGGAGATGGTCCGCGGGTGCCGCTGGGGCCGATGCAGCTTCTGCATCGAGGGCTTGCCGACCCGGGGGGGATTTCGCACGAAAACTCCGACGCGAGTGGTTAAGGAGATCCAACGATACGTGGAAGATTACCAGATCCTCGATTTTGTGACCTCCGATCCGGACGTGGCCTTCAACGCGCCGATCTTTGAGGAAATCAGCAACTTGGGCTACGATTTGAGCTTCATGGTGGAACTCTCCGGTTTAGTGCGCGTTCCCCAATTCGATGTAATGATTGCGGCTGGCGTTCAGACGGTTCAAATCGGGATAGAGTCGTTTAGTCCCGGTTTGCTGAAGTCCTTCAACAAAGGGGTGAGCTTGGCAAAATATGTGGAGCTTCTACGCTACTGTGCCGAGCGCGGAATCAAGCTGGTTTACAACAATATTTACCGCTCTCCCTTTGAGGTTCAGCAGAATCTGGAAGAATCCGTAGAGAATATGCGACGATTGATGTATTTCCAGCCGCCCCGGCTATCGGAGTTCCGGGTTTCCGTTGGCAGCGCGATTATGAACGACTACCAGAAGTACGGGATCAAGCGCCTGCTTCCTTCCGACGAGGTGATCGGCTATCCTGACGAAATTGCCGCCCGGGTTGGCATGCTGATTTCATTCAATGCCGGTTTCGGTTTTGAGCGCGCCGATGGTGTGCAGGATCCTGATCACGGCCCCTATTTGGAGCTCCTGGAGGAGTGGCGGAGCATGTGGCTCTTGAAGCCGAGGAGGCGGGCTCGCCGTGGGTTGAATTTCGTAAGGATCGACCACCAGATCGGGAATGAATGTTACCAGGTCGAGATTTCGAATGCGTTGGAAATCAGCTTGTTTGAGTTTTGCCAGAAGTTGCGGAGCCGCCGTGAGCTTCGCTCGAAGTTCTCTGATGTCGCACCTGAAGAACTCGATGCGGCGATCGAGCGACTCTGGGATCGGCATCTGTTGTTCCGGACCGCCGAAGAATGTATTGCGCTTGTTTCACTCTCATCGAGCAGAGAGTCTTTTTCCCAGATCGCAGAGTCGACCCTAAGCGAGGCGAACTGAAGATCGCGAGAAAGACCCTTTTTCTATGTACGTCAATCAGTTAGAGAAGCCGTTTCTTGAGGAGCTCGAAGCGCGCGGACTTTTGAAGCAGAGGACGGCGGAACTCGTAGAGCCGGATTTTTCCGCGGCCGAGCGTCCGACCTTGTACGTGGGATATGATCCATCGGCCACCAGTTTGCATGCGGGAAGCTTGATTCCCATTTTGACGATGGACAGGTTTCGCCGGCGGGGGGGGCAAATCATAATCCTGTTAGGAGGGGCGACGGGTTTGATCGGCGATCCCTCCGGAAAGGATCTGGAGAGAAAGCTGGAAAACGAGGCCAGCGTCCTGAAGCGAATCGGGATGCTCGCCGCACAGCTACAGGGCTTGTTTGCTCGGACCGAAGGCCCGGAGCCAATCGTTGTGAACAACGGCGATTGGTATGGTGGGATGCCGGTCCTCCAGTTTCTGCGGGACATTGGGAAGCACTTTTCGGTGAATCAGATGCTCACCCGTGAATCAGTTCGTTCACGACTGGAAGACCGTGACCACGGGATCTCATTCACCGAGTTCTCCTACCAATTGTTTCAAGGTTACGATTTCCTTCATCTGTTCCAGACTTACGGATGTACGATCCAGATGGGAGCTTCGGACCAGTGGGGGAACATTGTATCCGGAGTGGATTTGGTGCGGCGCGTGGCGGGAAGTACGGTGCATGGGCTTACCCTGCCTCTCCTGACAAACTCGGAGGGAAAGAAATACGGCAAGTCGGAGAAAGGTGCCGTCTGGCTGGATCCTGAGCTGACCTCGCCCTACCTTTTCTATCAGTTCTGGTGGAACTCCACCGATGATGATGCGCCGCGCTTTCTTAGATGGCTAACCGACTACTCCGAGCAAGAAGTAGAGGAACTGGCCAAAGGCAGCCCAGAACTGCGGCTGCCTCAAAAGGCTCTGGCGGACTATCTCACCGCAAGGGTGCACGGTGCAGAACAAGCCGATTTAGCCCGCCGTGTGAGCGCCGTGATTTTCTCCGATGACTTTGGGCAGTTGAGCAATGACGTCGTGGATGTCTTGGCAAGCACCGTGCCGACGGTTCGGGTGTCGGCTGCCGAGCCGTGCTTGATTGCTGAAACACTCGTCCTGCTTAAAGCGTGCAAGTCGAAAAGTGAAGCGCGGCGGCTCATTACCCAAGGAGCGGTGAGCGTCAACGGACAGAAGCTCTCAGCGGCTGAGGAAGAGTTGGCTGGCTACTCGGCCGGACGTGACGCATTGGTGGTGGCGGTGGGGAAATCCCGCAGGTTCTTGGTGCATTTTGACCAATCCACACGCCACTCTTCCTCCAGGTAGTCATCCTCTCCGATCCCGAAACTCCTCAGGATGCATTGCTCGCGTTCTACATCAAGAATGGATGGCTGCCTTTGGCTTCGGAAGGCGACTCAATAGCGCGCTTTGCCTGGCTTGATCTCGTACTGTCCAGAATTCGATCTCTGCTCTTCATGCTGCCTCTCTGTGGTAGTAGCGGAGCAGACCTCCTAGCCGTTCCCGACAGTTCAGTTCTCCCGCCCCACCGGGAACGAAGCTTGCCTCGATGAGCTTGTTCTCCAGGCCTTGGTGATTCCGTTCGTCGTGGTAGTGGGAGCAGAATTCCTCAACCGCCCGCCGGAGCGATCGCTCTCCCACGAGAATCAGATGGTCGAGGCACTCGGCTTTGATCGTCCGCACGAACCTTTCAGCGAATGCATTCAGGTTGGGCGACCTGGCTGGAAGACGGATCGACTCCACGCCCGCACACTTGAGGATCGATACGAACTCCCGGGTAAACACGGTCGCACGATCATGGATCAGGAATCTGCACTCCAGCAGGAACCCCTCTTGGCAATCGGTCAGATTCCGGCCGACTTGGCATCCACCTTCCGTCAGGCTCCGGGACGATTCCTGCTACGTGGACGCTTCGAGTCGCAAGGCGGATCACGAAGAACACGTGATAGCGGGTGAGACGCCCCCAAGACCACAGCTCCACGGTGAAGAAGTCAGCAGCGCCAAGGACCTCCCAATGGACGCTCAGGAACTCTGCTCAGCTAGTCCCCTTCCCTCGTTCCGGTGCTGGCTCTACCCCTGCTTTCTTTATGATGCCTGCAATGGTGCCACGGTCGAGGTCGTGGCCGAGGTTTGCCAGGGCACCTTGGATCCGGGTATAGCCCCAGCCCCGATTCTCTTCAGCCATCCTCAGGACCAAGGCTTGTAGATAGTCAGCTGTCGGAGGACGACCAACCTGCCGACGCTCACCACTCGAATCGTACTTTGCCGCGATCAGCTTCCGATGCCAGGCCAAGAGGGTCTGCGGCGAAACGATCGCGGCAATCTCTATGAGCCCGCTCAAGCCAATGCGCTTCGCCTTCTGGGCCAGCCTCATCGCTAAACCTCAGGCGCCTCTTGCCCTGCAACTTCCTGAGCACACGAACCTCCTCTTGGAGGTATTCGATGACGTCCTGCTGCTGTCGGTTGATCCAACCAGCCAAGCCAACCAGGATGAGAGTTCCGATCCCCATCGCAAAAGCTTGGCAGAGCGACAGCCGTTGCACAGCTCAGAAGCGAGCTGGCATTAGCCGGCTTCAGACCATTGAAATTCAGGCCGTTCCGGAGCAGTCGAGTTTCTGGACACTACGCGGCGAATGCTCTTCTTTCGGGCTTTACTGTAACCCGACGGATTGAGACGGCCTTTAATCTCGCAGGGACAATCAATTGTATTTACGACGCTCTGGCTAGATTTAATGCCATTCAGGACAGGCACCTTGACATGATGACTTCTGTTAGAGTCTACAATCGTTTAAAAGGCATTAGAAGGGATCTGCCGTCACTACATCCCAGTTGAAAAGTTGCATCGTAGGGCCGGGGATTGGGCATCCCATGACTGCGTCTAGAGAGTCCGGGAGATCGGGTTTCCCTTGAGGATTTGGCAAAAGCGAAAAATACAGAATCTCTTCGTGATATTCAGGCCCCACCATCCAATGGTGTCTTACCTTGATTCTTATTTTATAAGTAGGGTGGATATTTCGATAGTAGAGAGTTCGGGTGTTATGCGGCCCGCATGCGCCGCCATATACCGGAACGATGTAGTGAATGAGTTGGTTTTCAGTTGAATTCGGATTCATAATTCAGCAAGGAAACAAGGAGATGGCTGGCGTTGAAGGCCGTGCCTACGCCTCGAGATGTTTCGCAACCGTATCCTCAAATTTCGGCCCTACTATAAATGCAAGGTCTTCGGCTACCGAAGCGAAGCGACCCGCGTAAACTTCGACGTTCAACGGTTCACGGTTTTTATAGTTAATGTGAATGCGATGGGTGAGAATACCGAGCGGAAGCCCTTCGGGGGTGAAGCTCTTCGAGTAGAAGAGTTGATTAATCAGCTCGATGGACGAGCTCCCTGATTGTTCCTTGCTTTTTCCTTCTAGCAAGCTGGTTACTTCTACGCTTGCGATGTCCGCCGGCTCCCTCTCTTCACCGATTCCTGTCATTTCCAAGTTCGTGTTTCGGACCAAGCTTTCGTGAAGGTACTGAATCTCCACTTGTTGCGTATTTGCGAAGGGGCGCTGACGAATCCACGCCCTTCCTTTTTCAAACGTAACTGTAGTTCTGGAAACCGAGATTAGCCCAGTGAAAGCGAACACCTCCCGTCTGGTGCAATCGGCCAGCTCTTTCAAGAACCGAACGCCTATGTAGCCGTCTCCAACACCGCAACCTTCGAGCATAAGCCCCCCGGACCACTCCACATCGTCAGCAGGGATTCTTGGTTGGCCATTCGGATCCCACTTGGAGATGCGTTGCATGCGATCAAACCAGTACAGCGCATTATAGTATTGGAGTGTACCCTTCGTCGTGATTGCCGTTTGGCCGTCACCGACCTCAAAAATACCGCTTGCTCCGTGACCGAGGAGGTGGATGAAGCGTGGTTGTCCCTTTGCGTTCCAATCAAACAATTGGCCGACTTCGTCAGAGCTTCCATGACTGAGTTTTGCGTTGCGGATAGAGCGCAGCCACTGAAGGGCTCCGTTGTCAGGACCGCTCGAGCAGGAGCGGTGATGGGGCGGAGCCTCGGTGATCTCGACCCCATTTCGACCGACGTCGAATGGCTTGCGGTGCTCTATCGGCGATTCCTCAAAAAACGCACTATGTGATAGCATGGCTCTCATATTCCCGAAGAGGGGTTAGATAAGGGGTCGAAGTCACGGGGAATTCCGTGGGAAATAGTAGGCTGCTACCCGCTAGGTCGTGACACGTCAAGTATCGTCTATTACATGTTGTCCTCCGGGCTGCATCGCAGATAAAGTGAACTGTACGCGACCAACCATAGGCGTTGGACGTGCCAACCCTTGAGAAAAACGAAATCGGAACTGCTTTTCGACGATTGAACGCCCATGTTTCGGCCGGACTTCTCCGGCTTCGGACGAACCGAGCTTTCGCGCTGGATTCGGTTTCCGCCAGCACCCCGAGGCCTGTTGTTTCGAGCAAGGACCTCCTACTCTAACCAAAAACTCCAACGCCGAGCCCTACACGGAGCGCTGTCCCGGTTCACCCTTTGCCTTGGGCGGGCTGCAGATCGACTTTGTTGAGGAGTGCGACCTATTCGACTATGGCGGCACGACTAGGTTCCTCGGGCCGGCTGAACAAAAGCAAAGTTTCCTGCCGCCCGTCTCCCCAAAGCAATCCACTGCGGCTAAGGCTTCGCTCGGAGGAGACACCGCTAAAAAGCAGGCAACCGACTTACTTTCCGTCTACTATGGCAATCCGGTCCGTTGCGGATTCTAGGGCGATGGCAGACGTGAAGTCACACGTCCGATCTTTCCACCTCGTCGTCGCGCTCGTCAGACAAACGAAATGCCTGGGTAGTTGAAACTTCGATGGCCTACTAGCATCGCTGGCAAACCGAAGATGAACAGGTCTGGAGAAGGTCGTCTATCGGGTCCGCGCTTCTTCAATAAGCAGTCGCGCAAAAGTCTCAGCATGTGGCTTGGGGCGCAATGCGGGAAGGCCGATCAGGACCGGGGCACCCGGTAACTTCGGAGCAAACGGCTTCATCACGAGTGTCCGGGGCATCATGCCCGAAATTCCCTCGGCGAAGATGGCCGCAGCATTGCGCGCTTCCAAATCTTCGAAAAGGGTGCAAACGCCGTCGCTCACCAATGAAATGAAGCGCAGTGAAACCCCGAAGGGCTTGAACATGCTTCGCACGGTCGGCACATACTCTGGAAAATTGTCCTTCGCCAGGCCGACCAAGGGCAGTTGATGCATCCGGGCTACCGGTATCCGCTTTAGCTTCGCAAGCGGATGCCTCTCCGAAAGGACCAGCACCAGTCCCAAGCGGCGCAGTTCGCTGAATTGGAAGCCCGGGATTCCTTTTGCAACCGAAACCCCCGGAGTTACGACGAGGTCGAGTCTGCCCTCGGAAGCCAGCTCATTGATTTCCCGCGATGACAGATCCGCCAACTCGATCCGCACGCCCGGTACGGCCGATTGAAACCTCGCCAACGCCGCGGACATGATGCCAGTCGTCATCGAAGGAGCGTAGCCCACCCGGAGAATCTCCTTCCCTGCCTGGCCCCGCACGCGGCGAACCGCATCATCTGCGCGAGCAAGCACCTCGCGCGCTTC is part of the Luteolibacter sp. Y139 genome and encodes:
- a CDS encoding radical SAM protein; the encoded protein is MYFNRIFLLVTDACDSRCTLCDYWLTKNPKFIDSDFVEEKVASFIKENGVSVVCISGGEPSLHPDLGKIVRSVRRAGATATLTTSTTRLETRFEEIRDLVTHYMISLDGADRETYRGSRGIDLFDHAVGWIRRLRVETSADLAISCVLQACNIASIRLIYELAIELQVNRIFFRVPDFKPHSFGRSGLTRSKTLKQVEVTPSEASALAADLEWIIKADEKHKLLGQSSGNLRRKAQFFQCVSENADYEEEDQLCDVPLTSLVIHADGTCRPCFYLPQVQPFNRAPLEGSAFLDVHSRMLNDKDFRKQWCNACQQFDGHKHLIERL
- a CDS encoding radical SAM protein, with amino-acid sequence MNSVLVAALPWNLADMMSVQVAALKSFLTSKGIDALGRHYYLGTDRFFSDEEIDLIHSRFLGDHLYGMLLFPECSEAIGARIYEKSGGKMDPRSCLERIRAFTESVADDIVALGPALVGFTTTHMQYLGSIATAKAVRERMPDTKFVLGGLALHGEPARNTLALFPWIDFIVVGEGESALWRLSQHIRGDRPIEEVPQVIYQVNGIIQENPSIESIGDIDDLPFPDYSDYFVQLKARSRSITPRATVEMVRGCRWGRCSFCIEGLPTRGGFRTKTPTRVVKEIQRYVEDYQILDFVTSDPDVAFNAPIFEEISNLGYDLSFMVELSGLVRVPQFDVMIAAGVQTVQIGIESFSPGLLKSFNKGVSLAKYVELLRYCAERGIKLVYNNIYRSPFEVQQNLEESVENMRRLMYFQPPRLSEFRVSVGSAIMNDYQKYGIKRLLPSDEVIGYPDEIAARVGMLISFNAGFGFERADGVQDPDHGPYLELLEEWRSMWLLKPRRRARRGLNFVRIDHQIGNECYQVEISNALEISLFEFCQKLRSRRELRSKFSDVAPEELDAAIERLWDRHLLFRTAEECIALVSLSSSRESFSQIAESTLSEAN
- the tyrS gene encoding tyrosine--tRNA ligase codes for the protein MYVNQLEKPFLEELEARGLLKQRTAELVEPDFSAAERPTLYVGYDPSATSLHAGSLIPILTMDRFRRRGGQIIILLGGATGLIGDPSGKDLERKLENEASVLKRIGMLAAQLQGLFARTEGPEPIVVNNGDWYGGMPVLQFLRDIGKHFSVNQMLTRESVRSRLEDRDHGISFTEFSYQLFQGYDFLHLFQTYGCTIQMGASDQWGNIVSGVDLVRRVAGSTVHGLTLPLLTNSEGKKYGKSEKGAVWLDPELTSPYLFYQFWWNSTDDDAPRFLRWLTDYSEQEVEELAKGSPELRLPQKALADYLTARVHGAEQADLARRVSAVIFSDDFGQLSNDVVDVLASTVPTVRVSAAEPCLIAETLVLLKACKSKSEARRLITQGAVSVNGQKLSAAEEELAGYSAGRDALVVAVGKSRRFLVHFDQSTRHSSSR
- a CDS encoding integrase core domain-containing protein, whose translation is MFTREFVSILKCAGVESIRLPARSPNLNAFAERFVRTIKAECLDHLILVGERSLRRAVEEFCSHYHDERNHQGLENKLIEASFVPGGAGELNCRERLGGLLRYYHREAA
- a CDS encoding LysR family transcriptional regulator, whose amino-acid sequence is MELRHLRYFVAVASHGSFNRAAVILNITQPPLSRQVRDLEEQLGVPLLVRGTNSLKLTEAGELFYEEAREVLARADDAVRRVRGQAGKEILRVGYAPSMTTGIMSAALARFQSAVPGVRIELADLSSREINELASEGRLDLVVTPGVSVAKGIPGFQFSELRRLGLVLVLSERHPLAKLKRIPVARMHQLPLVGLAKDNFPEYVPTVRSMFKPFGVSLRFISLVSDGVCTLFEDLEARNAAAIFAEGISGMMPRTLVMKPFAPKLPGAPVLIGLPALRPKPHAETFARLLIEEARTR